The following proteins come from a genomic window of Nitrosopumilaceae archaeon AB1(1):
- the nrdD gene encoding anaerobic ribonucleoside-triphosphate reductase: MKLDENIEPQRSGIRKSKSTRARMIFSVMASPNRIEILRILNSQGLLTYSELKSLAGFKSKKESGKFAYHLRKLLSQSLVKLNRFERKYFINNTGKLVLSLARQIEERSIVEGGKSYVRTSHNSKEEFDPHKILQSLVHEGNLPQELAQKMTEETENKIYKYQIINLTSSLIREIVNSVLLEHGYEEYRSKMSRLGIPPFDIQKMLVNIGDKDGLTSLLNTTSDQIFTEYLFSNVFSKDIIDSHLSGDIHIEQTGIGSLLPDILFLSIKELVEDGLNLHGKMLSIPRMSAPDTLSDICNILTIIIPLISREVSQEIILNDFISLLSDYSTDSKLEKHLVDVFTTTSSTIHGSTTIYLQIPLNSDSKLVSKILNAYYTFAKITPKPTIGLAINYEKAKIADTSKIIAKIVSISGLIYFTKKTASSGGIVHMPKKTNLTTAIKLYPFSINLPRLALDSNSDYSYFKTTLAMAIKPTIAAMVLRKKEIVDFTHRGLNPILAKNTQSLQRVSISMVVNLVGFQEAIFDILKQTSDIKISTDMINSLINVVNTSAKEFEENISISLSTTNDPLRFVSVDVQKFGKSAVSDYIDTGYSQGINFDASAIDKYTTSTKQVVLCNHLFNTLNGGVRIQLHIAQNANITLIQQSIEKMTTLTDFFVPIKKTPICGNCGLKDSKLVDKCSACNSHFII; this comes from the coding sequence ATGAAATTAGATGAAAATATAGAACCACAACGTTCAGGCATTAGAAAATCAAAGTCTACACGAGCACGAATGATATTTTCAGTAATGGCAAGTCCAAATAGAATAGAAATTCTTCGAATCTTAAACTCACAAGGTCTATTAACTTACTCAGAACTCAAATCCCTTGCAGGATTTAAATCAAAAAAAGAGAGTGGTAAATTTGCTTATCATCTTAGGAAATTACTAAGTCAAAGTCTTGTCAAATTAAATAGATTTGAGAGAAAATATTTCATAAATAACACTGGAAAATTGGTGCTAAGTCTTGCTAGACAAATTGAGGAACGCTCTATTGTTGAAGGAGGAAAATCCTATGTACGAACATCTCACAACTCTAAAGAAGAATTTGATCCACACAAGATACTACAATCACTAGTTCATGAAGGTAATCTCCCACAAGAATTAGCTCAGAAAATGACCGAAGAAACAGAAAATAAAATTTACAAATATCAAATTATTAATCTTACATCATCACTAATTCGTGAAATTGTTAACTCTGTACTATTGGAGCACGGTTATGAAGAATATAGAAGTAAAATGTCACGCTTGGGTATTCCCCCATTTGATATACAAAAAATGTTGGTAAACATTGGTGACAAGGACGGTCTAACTAGTCTACTAAACACAACTAGTGATCAAATTTTTACTGAATATCTTTTTTCAAATGTATTTTCAAAAGATATAATTGATTCACATTTATCTGGTGATATTCATATAGAACAAACTGGAATTGGATCCCTTTTACCTGATATATTATTTCTAAGTATAAAAGAACTAGTTGAAGATGGTTTGAATCTACATGGTAAAATGTTAAGCATTCCGCGCATGTCTGCACCGGATACACTTTCTGATATTTGTAACATTTTAACAATAATAATTCCATTAATCTCAAGAGAAGTATCTCAAGAAATTATTTTAAACGATTTCATATCACTTTTATCCGATTACAGCACTGATTCAAAATTGGAGAAACATCTTGTTGATGTATTCACTACGACATCTTCTACCATACACGGTTCTACTACTATATACCTTCAAATTCCTCTAAATTCTGATTCCAAACTTGTCAGCAAAATCCTAAATGCCTACTATACATTTGCCAAAATCACTCCAAAACCTACTATTGGTCTTGCTATTAATTATGAAAAGGCCAAAATCGCTGATACCTCTAAAATCATAGCCAAAATTGTATCAATTAGCGGTCTGATCTACTTTACCAAGAAAACTGCCTCTAGTGGAGGAATTGTACACATGCCAAAAAAGACCAATCTTACAACAGCAATCAAATTATATCCATTTTCAATAAATTTACCTCGTCTAGCTCTTGATTCAAACTCTGACTATTCATATTTCAAAACTACTCTTGCTATGGCGATTAAACCAACCATTGCTGCGATGGTTTTACGCAAAAAAGAGATTGTAGATTTTACTCATCGGGGATTAAATCCAATATTGGCAAAAAACACTCAATCCTTACAACGTGTTTCAATTTCTATGGTTGTTAATCTTGTAGGATTCCAAGAAGCGATCTTTGACATATTGAAACAAACTTCTGATATAAAGATCTCCACCGACATGATTAATTCTTTAATTAATGTTGTAAATACCTCTGCAAAGGAATTTGAAGAAAATATCTCAATCTCATTATCTACAACTAATGATCCTTTGCGTTTTGTTTCTGTTGATGTACAAAAATTTGGTAAAAGTGCTGTCAGTGATTATATAGATACAGGATATTCACAAGGTATCAACTTTGATGCATCTGCAATTGATAAATATACTACTAGTACTAAACAAGTTGTTCTGTGTAATCATCTTTTCAATACGTTAAACGGAGGTGTACGGATCCAACTTCATATCGCTCAAAATGCAAATATCACTTTGATACAGCAATCTATAGAAAAAATGACAACTTTAACAGACTTTTTTGTTCCTATCAAAAAAACACCAATTTGTGGAAATTGTGGCCTAAAGGATTCAAAACTTGTGGATAAATGTTCAGCCTGTAACTCTCATTTTATAATATAG
- a CDS encoding adenosylcobalamin-dependent ribonucleoside-diphosphate reductase: protein MTSQIENNINTIIKRSGKSVIFNKDKITSALSKAFSTTQIPNPHIIESLTITVLDKLAEHGFSDTINPSVEDIQDIVESTLIEQGHSNVAKAFILYRHEHRKVRDQKMRLLNVKTLESVAKNFDLNCLRVLASRYLFRNAKNEINETPLQLFERVAILVGLGDIFYDNAIFSKQGGVIQDVSEAESYLDKLSNFNNKFAVGRFYLNQWHFRSLINQYVVLAKKGQMKLSFKNLLTEFASKKLDKYADRIEEYLVLMTSQDFLPNSPTMMNAGGRLGQLSACFVLDMPDDMAGIMKSTSDAALIFKSGGGVGINYSDLRHEGDIVASTSGVASGPVSFMNIINTVTEVVKQGGKRRGANMGILESWHPDIEKFISNKTEPGVLENFNVSVGIWEDFWDALVNTKDGKYMLHTSKHLPVREISSHQVLDHIAHSAWASAEPGIIFFDLINKYNVFAKARNGPIRATNPCGEQSLYPYESCNLGSINLANLVNRQADGTYGFDWQKYEETIRKTTRFLDNIIDMNTYPVPEIDTASRDSRRIGLGVMGVADLLYKLNIKYNSKKGYDLQAKLAEALSYYSMDESVSLAKSRGEFPLCSKTEYPEGKIPISGYYTRPKSTHTLEWDGLIEKIKQFGIRNVLTTTVAPTGTLSMLANCSNGIEPTFALVFEKRVTVGRFFYTNEILKDVLKESNVYSEELIERIVNNYGSLRGLEGIPEELEERFVTAMDIHWADHVIAQSVWQDWIGNAIAKTINMPYDVTPEDIKAAYLLAHEMGLKGITVYRDGSRHTQVLHMTSENSTKQFEVIPSSYASTTIKDQITNRYVLENVXKTLQAKALVETVEDVVIGTEPAEDTICPLCKNTLVFAEGCFTCIDCGYSGCTSG, encoded by the coding sequence TTGACATCCCAAATAGAAAATAACATAAATACGATAATCAAGCGCAGTGGAAAATCAGTAATCTTTAATAAGGATAAAATTACATCTGCTCTCAGTAAGGCCTTCTCTACTACACAGATACCAAATCCTCACATAATAGAATCCCTTACGATAACTGTTCTAGATAAACTGGCCGAACATGGATTTTCAGATACTATCAACCCAAGCGTAGAGGACATACAAGATATAGTTGAAAGTACTCTCATTGAACAAGGTCATAGTAATGTGGCCAAGGCATTCATTCTATACAGACATGAGCACCGTAAGGTAAGGGATCAAAAAATGAGACTTTTAAACGTAAAAACACTCGAATCCGTAGCCAAGAACTTTGATTTAAACTGTCTACGAGTATTAGCATCTAGATACCTATTCCGTAATGCTAAAAATGAGATTAATGAGACCCCTCTACAGCTATTTGAGCGTGTTGCAATATTGGTAGGTTTGGGAGACATATTTTATGATAATGCCATCTTTTCAAAACAGGGTGGTGTAATTCAAGATGTCTCAGAGGCCGAATCTTATCTGGATAAACTAAGTAATTTTAATAACAAATTTGCCGTTGGTAGATTTTATCTAAATCAGTGGCATTTCAGATCATTAATCAATCAATATGTTGTTCTTGCAAAAAAAGGGCAGATGAAATTAAGTTTCAAAAATCTTTTAACAGAATTTGCTTCTAAAAAACTTGATAAATATGCCGATCGTATAGAAGAATATCTTGTTTTGATGACATCTCAAGACTTTTTGCCAAATTCTCCTACCATGATGAATGCAGGGGGCAGATTAGGTCAGCTATCAGCATGTTTTGTTTTAGATATGCCAGATGATATGGCCGGTATTATGAAATCCACTTCTGATGCAGCACTAATTTTTAAATCTGGAGGAGGCGTTGGAATTAATTATTCTGATCTTCGACATGAAGGAGATATAGTGGCATCTACTTCTGGAGTCGCTTCAGGACCTGTATCTTTTATGAATATTATCAACACTGTAACTGAGGTAGTAAAACAAGGCGGTAAACGCAGAGGTGCAAACATGGGCATTCTGGAATCATGGCATCCTGATATTGAAAAATTTATCTCCAATAAAACAGAGCCAGGAGTTTTAGAAAACTTTAATGTCAGTGTTGGAATTTGGGAAGATTTTTGGGATGCACTAGTAAATACTAAAGATGGCAAGTATATGCTACATACATCCAAACATCTACCTGTACGAGAGATTAGCTCCCATCAAGTTTTGGATCATATAGCTCATTCTGCATGGGCTAGTGCAGAACCAGGTATAATTTTCTTTGATTTAATCAACAAGTACAATGTTTTTGCCAAAGCACGAAATGGTCCAATACGTGCTACAAATCCATGTGGTGAACAGAGCCTATATCCTTACGAATCTTGTAATCTAGGTTCCATAAATCTTGCAAATCTTGTTAATCGTCAAGCTGATGGTACATACGGCTTTGATTGGCAGAAATACGAAGAGACGATTAGAAAAACTACTAGATTTTTGGATAATATTATAGATATGAATACGTATCCAGTTCCTGAAATTGATACTGCATCTAGAGATTCTAGACGTATTGGTTTAGGTGTGATGGGTGTAGCAGATTTATTGTACAAATTAAACATAAAGTACAATTCTAAGAAAGGATATGACTTGCAAGCCAAATTAGCTGAAGCGTTGTCATATTATTCTATGGATGAAAGTGTATCTCTTGCAAAATCACGTGGAGAGTTTCCTCTATGTTCCAAGACTGAATACCCTGAGGGCAAAATACCAATTTCTGGATACTACACTAGACCAAAGAGTACTCATACCTTAGAATGGGATGGACTCATTGAAAAAATTAAACAATTTGGAATTCGTAATGTTTTGACTACTACAGTTGCACCAACTGGAACACTATCCATGCTTGCAAATTGTTCTAATGGTATAGAGCCTACATTTGCTCTTGTATTTGAAAAACGTGTTACCGTTGGTAGATTCTTTTACACTAATGAGATTCTAAAGGATGTATTAAAGGAGAGTAATGTGTATAGTGAAGAACTAATTGAAAGAATTGTAAATAATTATGGTTCTTTACGTGGTCTAGAAGGAATACCAGAAGAACTAGAAGAACGTTTTGTAACTGCAATGGATATTCACTGGGCTGATCATGTGATTGCTCAAAGTGTTTGGCAAGATTGGATTGGAAACGCAATTGCTAAAACCATCAACATGCCATATGATGTAACTCCAGAAGATATCAAAGCTGCATATCTGCTTGCTCATGAAATGGGACTCAAAGGAATTACGGTGTATAGAGATGGTTCTAGACATACCCAAGTACTTCATATGACTAGTGAAAATTCAACAAAACAGTTTGAGGTCATTCCAAGTAGTTATGCTTCTACCACAATTAAAGATCAAATTACAAATAGATACGTTCTTGAAAATGTTGANAAAACTCTGCAGGCCAAGGCTCTAGTTGAAACAGTAGAGGATGTTGTAATTGGCACTGAACCGGCTGAGGATACAATATGCCCACTATGTAAAAATACACTAGTATTTGCAGAAGGCTGTTTTACCTGCATTGATTGTGGATATTCAGGCTGTACATCTGGATAG